A genomic window from Corvus moneduloides isolate bCorMon1 chromosome 11, bCorMon1.pri, whole genome shotgun sequence includes:
- the DNAJB8 gene encoding dnaJ homolog subfamily B member 8 — MVDYYKILELQEDASQDDIKKSYHKLALKWHPDKNLRNKEEAEKKFKEIVEAYEILSDPQKRSLYDKSVEESRVHRERAAAGYNSFFGSHHGFPHQEEVFERMYPFTCIFLNPFDIRINGENQQSTSGRGGRSREPFVHWNSFCSSGHPTTSFTENTAGPYGVRTVITTTEEVNGKTITTRKIIEDGQETKEVEEDGKLKSVIINGRDYLNS; from the coding sequence ATGGTGGATTACTACAAGATCCTTGAACTGCAAGAAGATGCCTCACAGGATGATATTAAGAAATCCTACCACAAACTGGCACTAAAATGGCATCCTGATAAGAATCTCAGAAACAAGGAGGAAGCTGAGaagaaattcaaagaaattGTTGAAGCATACGAGATTTTGTCTGACCCTCAGAAGCGATCACTCTACGACAAGTCTGTTGAGGAGAGCAGAGTCCACAGAGAAAGAGCTGCAGCGGGTTATAACAGCTTCTTTGGTTCCCATCATGGATTCCCCCATCAAGAAGAGGTCTTTGAAAGGATGTATCCatttacatgtattttcttGAACCCTTTTGACATCAGAATCAATGGTGAAAACCAGCAGAGCACaagtggaagaggaggaaggtcCAGGGAGCCGTTTGTGCATTGGAATTCGTTCTGTTCCAGTGGTCACCCCACCACCTCCTTTACTGAAAACACAGCTGGGCCATATGGTGTCAGAACAGTGATAACCACTACTGAAGAGGTCAATGGCAAGACCATCACCACCCGGAAAATCATTGAAGATGGGCAGGAGACAAAAGAAGTGGAAGAAGATGGCAAACTGAAGTCTGTGATAATCAATGGGAGAGACTACCTGAATTCTTAA